In the Acropora muricata isolate sample 2 chromosome 10, ASM3666990v1, whole genome shotgun sequence genome, one interval contains:
- the LOC136888222 gene encoding uncharacterized protein gives MALHSATHHQHFKWFKSFILSFESLLDNREVKRFWFWCFRCIPRGLENENVLKWIEFLVDNYELVAILSFLKQFLMKSQYTKLLEELEVLELCIALDDTLEKYSMAVTGDDICCAFPPTASVSSGSRVVNSGFEDIPSMSNSMDAKGGMCCDTFCNTSREAVSLLITAKTLNNEHFARLTKEVKDNIEEIMGILKVKLEECEEWAAITAFLVIMGELYSSINSEERRGYLEPFARWMLRKGGLKEFENFTRKKQRANYKSPSFTAMIDFLQGIAHNIDMHLHAPT, from the exons ATGGCGCTTCACTCAGCGACACACCATCAGCATTTCAAATGGTTTAAATCCTTCATATTGAGTTTCGAGAGTTTGCTTGATAATAGGGAGGTGAAGCGATTTTGGTTTTGGTGTTTTCGTTGCATTCCGCGAGGGTTGGAGAATGAAAACGTGTTGAAATGGATCGAATTCTTGGTCGATAATTATGAGTTGGTGGCTATTTTGTCGTTTCTAAAGCAGTTTCTTATGAAGAGTCAGTACACCAAATTGTTAGAGGAATTAGAGGTTCTTGAGTTGTGCATTGCTTTGGATGATACGTTGGAGAAGTATAGTATGGCTGTGACTGGTGACGACATTTGTTGTGCATTTCCGCCTACAGCTTCAGTAAGTTCAGGTTCGAGGGTTGTTAACTCGGGTTTTGAAGATATACCTAGTATGAGTAATAGCATGGATGCAAAGGGCGGCATGTGTTGTGATACTTTCTGCAACACCAGCAGGGAAGCTGTCAGTTTGTTAATAACCGCGAAAACTTTGAACAATGAACACTTTGCACGTTTGACAAAGGAAGTGAAAGATAACATCGAGGAGATAATGGGGATATTGAAGGTGAAGCTAGAAGAGTGCGAGGAATGGGCTGCTATTACAGCTTTTTTGGTCATTATGGGTGAACTCTATTCATCCATAAATTCAGAAGAAAGGAGAGGTTATTTGGAGCCATTTGCAAGGTGGATGTTGAGAAAAGGTGGTTTG aaAGAATTTGAGAACTTCACCAGAAAGAAGCAGAGGGCGAATTATAAAAGTCCTTCCTTTACAGCAATGATAGATTTCTTACAAGGAATTGCTCATAATATTGATATGCACCTTCATGCACCAACGTAG